DNA from Mesorhizobium loti R88b:
GTGGCTTCGGCGACATCGCCCATCGCCTGTGCCGTTGATCCCCAGCCATGCAGGATAATAGCCAGTATTGCGGGTTGTCCGGCAGCGCCGGTGCCTGGTCTAAAGCCCTCGATTGACATGCCCGTCCCCCTTTTTGGCAATGAATCATGTCTTGCAGGCGCCGGTTTCACGGCCCCTGCTTCGGGTACGGCTCAAGCTGTCGCGACCGGTTGCGCTGGAACCCCGACCCGCGCATCAACACTCCGACCCCGGCTTTATGCCCCACCAGGATCGAGCTTTTGCTTCCCCGCCAAATACTTCCAAGCACCAGATGCAATACATCTTATCCCTGCAGGCGCCGAAGTCCACTGCAAATGATAAAGCAAAGGCGGGAATTCGAAGTCTTGGTTCGACTTCGAACTCCCGCCTGTTGATCTTGTCATGTCCTCGTTTGGTCGAGGGTGCCGAAACATCGGAGGCGTGCCGACCCCCCTTCGCCGGGACGAACCCGTGGCCCGGCAAGGGGCTGTTCAACCGCCTCAGGCGGCTGCCTTCTCGCCGGCGATGCCGTTCAGCACGGCGATCGCGTCGGCGGGCAGCTTCAGCTCCGCCGCCGCCAGGTTTTCCCTGAGATGGCCGACCGAGGAGGTGCCGGGGATGAGCAGGATGTTGGGCGCGCGCTGCAACAGCCAGGCGAGCGCCACCTGCATCGGGGTTGCGCCGAGCTTTTGCGCGACACCGGCCAGCGTGGTCGACTGCAGCGGCGTGAAGCCGCCGAGCGGGAAGAACGGCACATAGGCGATGCCGGCGGCGGCTAGTTCGTCGATCAGCGCGTCATCCTCGCGATGCGCGATGTTGTACTGGTTCTGCACGCAGACGATGTCGGCGATGCCGCGCCCTTGTGCGAGCTGCTTTGACGTGACGTTGCTCAGGCCGATATGGCGTATCAGGCCCTGGCGCTGCAGTTCGGCGAGCGTATTGAGCTGCGGCTCGAGCGATCCTTCGGCGGGTCCGTGGATGCCATGCATGGAACGCAGGTTGACGACGTCGATGATATCAAGTCCGAGATTGCGCAGATTGTCGTGCACGGCCTGCGTCAGCTCCTCCGGCGACATTGCGGGGAGCCACGACGCATCGGCGCCGCGCTTGGCGCTGACCTTGGTGACGATGGTGAGGTTGGCGGGGTAGGGGTACAGCGCCTCGCGGATGATCTGGTTGGTGACGTGCGGGCCGTAGAAATCCGATGTGTCGATGTGGTCGACGCCGCTGGCGATCGCCTCGCGTAGCACGGCGAGTGCTGCATCATGGTCCTTCGGCGGGCCGAAGACGCCCGGTCCCGCCAGTTGCATGGCGCCGTAGCCGAGGCGCTTCACGGTGCGGTCGCCGAGCTTGTAGGTTCCGGCCTTGCTGATGTCGGTCATGGTCTCATCTCCGTTGGATCAGCCCAATGTAGACAAAGCGCGCCTGCACGATAATATGGTGCAATCGGCACAGCCTGTGCGGAAGAGCGAACAATGGCAGCGGATCTGGGAGACCTCCAGGCGTTCATGGCGGTGGCGCGCGCCGGCGGCTTTCGCGAAGCGGCCAGAACGGGCAGCGTCAGCGCCTCCAGCCTTTCAGAGACGGTGCGGCGGCTTGAGACCGGGCTTGGCGTGCGGCTCCTCAACCGCACCACGCGCAGCGTGGCGCCGACCGAGGCCGGGGCGCGCCTGCTCGAACGGCTCGGCCCCGCGCTCGGCGAAGTCGAGGCGGCGCTCGACGTGGTCAACGGCTTTCGCGGCCGCCCGGCCGGCACGCTGCGGCTCAACGTGCCGGTGGTCGCGGCGAAACTGGTGCTGCCGCGCCTGTTGCCGCCTTTCCTGGCCGCCTATCCCGACATCCGGATGGAGGTGACCGCCGAGGACAGTTTCGTCGACATACTGGCGAGCGGCTGCGATGCCGGCATCCGCTATGACGAGCGGCTGGAGCAGGACATGATCGCGGTGCCGATCGGCCCGCGCCGGCAGCGCTTCGCCACCGCCGCCGCACCGGCCTATCTCGACCGCCACGGCCGGCCCGACCATCCGCGCGATCTGCTCGATCACGCCTGCCTGCGCGGCCGCTTCGCCAGCGGCCTGACTCCGGCCTGGGAGTTCGAGCGCGACGGCGAGGTGGTGAGCGTCGAACCGACCGGCCCGCTTTTGGTCAGCACCGGCACGGCAATGGCCCTTGCTGTCGAGGTGGCGGTCGCCGGCGGCGGCATCGTCTCGCTGTTCGAGGACTGGCTGCGTCCCTATTTCGACGATGGCCGGTTGGAGCCGGTGCTCGAGCCCTGGTGGCAGGAATTCTCCGGCCCGTTCCTCTACTATCCCGGCCGCCGCCTCACGCCGGCGCCGCTGCGGGCGTTCATCGATTTTGTCGGCGGCATGCGCTGGGGCTGAGGTGTGGCATGGTAGCGAAGGGCTTCGAGAACGAGCGCGAAGGCAGGTGAGGGCTGGCGACGGCTCGGATAGTAGAGATGATAGCCCGGGCGGGGCGCGCACCAGTCGTCCAGCACGCGCAGCAGCCGACCGCTGGTGATATCAGGCTCCACCAGGTCCAATGGCAAGTAGGCAAGTCCCAACCCGTCCAACGCTGCTTGCCGTATCAGGTTTATGGAGTTGAACACGGCACGACCCTGGACACGGGCTTTCATCTCGCGGCGACCCTTGCGAAACTCCCAGACATAGAAACCGCCATGCGTCGGCAGCCGCAGGTTGATGCACTGGTGCTCGGTAAGCTCCTGCGGCGTGCCCGGCAGCGTCCGGCCTTCGAAGTAAGCGGGAGCCCCAATCACTGCCTGTTGGAA
Protein-coding regions in this window:
- a CDS encoding aldo/keto reductase family oxidoreductase; its protein translation is MTDISKAGTYKLGDRTVKRLGYGAMQLAGPGVFGPPKDHDAALAVLREAIASGVDHIDTSDFYGPHVTNQIIREALYPYPANLTIVTKVSAKRGADASWLPAMSPEELTQAVHDNLRNLGLDIIDVVNLRSMHGIHGPAEGSLEPQLNTLAELQRQGLIRHIGLSNVTSKQLAQGRGIADIVCVQNQYNIAHREDDALIDELAAAGIAYVPFFPLGGFTPLQSTTLAGVAQKLGATPMQVALAWLLQRAPNILLIPGTSSVGHLRENLAAAELKLPADAIAVLNGIAGEKAAA
- a CDS encoding LysR family transcriptional regulator, with product MAADLGDLQAFMAVARAGGFREAARTGSVSASSLSETVRRLETGLGVRLLNRTTRSVAPTEAGARLLERLGPALGEVEAALDVVNGFRGRPAGTLRLNVPVVAAKLVLPRLLPPFLAAYPDIRMEVTAEDSFVDILASGCDAGIRYDERLEQDMIAVPIGPRRQRFATAAAPAYLDRHGRPDHPRDLLDHACLRGRFASGLTPAWEFERDGEVVSVEPTGPLLVSTGTAMALAVEVAVAGGGIVSLFEDWLRPYFDDGRLEPVLEPWWQEFSGPFLYYPGRRLTPAPLRAFIDFVGGMRWG